From Selenomonas sp. AB3002, one genomic window encodes:
- the pfp gene encoding diphosphate--fructose-6-phosphate 1-phosphotransferase — MIGIKNVIAIVCGGGPAPGINSVISGVVNEAHRQGWDVLGIYDGFSRLARGEKNYIRLEPKNISRIHLTGGCILKMSRFNPTKKESDLRTVVETLTELGVTHLVTIGGDDTAYSSAAVSDYARRAGRTINVVHVPKTIDNDLPLPEGVPTFGFETARAFGTTEIENLMEDARTSNNRWYFTIAMGRTAGHLALGMGRSAGAAITIIPEEFPQEKIPLQQVVDILTGSLVKRYLTGKNYGVAVIAEGVIEKIAPEDFDKLGQVVKDEHGHIRYSELDFGEIIKQAVLAEVKKLGIKVSIIDKEIGYELRCTAPIAYDIDYARQLGFSAVSFLKEGGSGALITIQDNKSVPMYFEDIKDPETGKTAVRKVNIESVHYQIARGLMMRLEEGDLEDPGLANAYHMTQEEFKARYEYLFEGTPTVEG; from the coding sequence ATGATCGGGATCAAAAATGTCATTGCTATTGTTTGCGGCGGCGGGCCTGCCCCTGGCATCAACAGCGTTATTTCCGGAGTGGTGAATGAAGCTCACCGCCAGGGCTGGGATGTGCTGGGCATCTACGACGGTTTCTCCCGTCTGGCCCGTGGCGAGAAGAACTACATTCGCCTGGAGCCGAAGAATATCAGCCGTATTCATCTCACTGGCGGCTGCATCTTGAAGATGTCCCGCTTCAATCCCACTAAAAAGGAATCAGACCTCCGCACGGTGGTTGAGACTTTGACTGAGCTGGGTGTCACCCATCTGGTGACCATCGGCGGTGACGATACGGCTTACAGCTCCGCCGCTGTATCCGACTATGCCCGCCGGGCAGGGCGCACCATCAATGTGGTGCATGTGCCCAAGACCATTGATAATGACCTGCCGCTGCCGGAAGGTGTGCCCACCTTTGGTTTCGAGACGGCAAGAGCCTTCGGCACTACTGAGATAGAGAATCTCATGGAGGATGCCCGCACTTCCAACAACCGCTGGTACTTCACCATCGCCATGGGCCGTACCGCAGGCCATCTGGCTCTGGGGATGGGCCGCAGCGCTGGAGCAGCCATCACCATCATTCCGGAGGAATTCCCCCAGGAAAAGATTCCCCTGCAGCAGGTGGTGGATATCCTGACCGGTTCTCTGGTGAAGCGCTATCTCACCGGCAAGAACTACGGCGTGGCAGTCATTGCCGAGGGCGTCATCGAAAAGATTGCCCCGGAGGACTTCGACAAGCTGGGCCAGGTAGTGAAAGACGAGCATGGCCATATCCGCTACAGCGAGCTGGACTTTGGTGAAATCATCAAGCAGGCTGTTCTGGCTGAGGTCAAGAAACTGGGCATCAAGGTGTCCATCATTGATAAGGAAATCGGCTACGAGCTCCGCTGCACCGCGCCCATTGCTTACGATATCGACTATGCCCGCCAGCTGGGCTTCTCGGCAGTCAGCTTCCTTAAGGAAGGCGGCAGCGGCGCCCTGATCACCATTCAGGACAACAAGTCCGTGCCCATGTACTTCGAGGATATCAAGGATCCTGAAACGGGCAAGACGGCAGTCCGCAAGGTGAACATCGAGTCTGTGCACTATCAGATTGCCCGCGGCCTCATGATGCGGCTTGAGGAGGGGGATCTTGAAGATCCGGGCCTTGCAAATGCCTACCACATGACCCAGGAGGAATTCAAGGCACGCTATGAATACCTCTTTGAGGGCACTCCCACGGTGGAAGGATAA
- a CDS encoding sodium ion-translocating decarboxylase subunit beta, which yields MELFNAFVVSLQSVWTGSGFATFTMGHAIMIAVGLVLLYMAFVKEFEPLLLGPIAFGCILANFPGTGFLEEPGLMQAIHYGIANEIFPPLIFLGIGAMTDFGPLLARPVVLLLGAAAQIGVFVALVGAMLLGFNVQEAGAIGIIGGADGPTAIYLSIQMAPHLLGAIAVAAYSYMSLVPLIQPPIMKLLTSQKEREVQMEQLRPVTKFERVMFPIVATILISLLLPPIAALLGMLMLGNLFRESGVTDRLSDTAQNSLCNIVTIFLATGTGMTMSAESFLVPQTLLIICLGLVAFAAGTAGGVLFGKIMCRLSGWKINPLIGSAGVSAVPMAARVSQMVGMKAKPGNYLLMHAMGPNVAGVIGTAVAAGTMLAMLK from the coding sequence ATGGAATTATTTAATGCTTTCGTAGTCTCCCTGCAATCCGTCTGGACAGGGAGCGGCTTTGCCACCTTTACCATGGGGCATGCCATCATGATTGCTGTAGGCTTGGTGCTCCTCTACATGGCCTTCGTGAAGGAATTTGAGCCTTTGCTTCTGGGGCCTATCGCCTTTGGCTGTATCCTGGCCAACTTCCCGGGCACGGGCTTCCTGGAAGAGCCGGGTCTTATGCAGGCTATCCATTACGGTATTGCCAATGAGATTTTCCCGCCGCTGATCTTCCTGGGCATCGGTGCCATGACTGACTTCGGTCCGCTGCTGGCCCGCCCGGTGGTGCTCCTCCTGGGAGCAGCTGCCCAGATTGGCGTGTTCGTGGCTCTGGTAGGTGCCATGCTGCTGGGCTTCAACGTGCAGGAAGCAGGCGCCATCGGCATCATCGGCGGCGCTGACGGCCCCACGGCCATCTACCTTTCCATTCAGATGGCTCCGCACCTCTTAGGCGCTATTGCCGTGGCAGCTTACTCCTACATGTCTCTGGTGCCGCTGATCCAGCCGCCCATCATGAAGCTTCTCACCTCCCAGAAAGAGCGTGAGGTGCAGATGGAGCAGCTCCGTCCTGTGACGAAGTTCGAGCGGGTGATGTTCCCCATCGTGGCCACCATTCTCATCAGCCTGCTGCTGCCGCCCATTGCGGCTCTGCTGGGCATGCTGATGCTGGGCAACCTGTTCCGCGAGTCCGGTGTCACTGACCGTCTCTCCGATACGGCTCAGAACTCCCTGTGCAACATCGTCACCATCTTCCTGGCCACTGGTACCGGCATGACCATGAGCGCCGAGAGCTTCTTGGTGCCCCAGACCCTGCTGATTATCTGCCTGGGTCTTGTGGCCTTCGCTGCCGGCACCGCAGGCGGCGTCCTCTTCGGCAAGATCATGTGCCGTCTCTCCGGCTGGAAGATCAACCCTCTGATTGGTTCCGCCGGCGTCTCCGCTGTGCCCATGGCTGCCCGCGTCAGCCAGATGGTGGGCATGAAGGCCAAGCCCGGCAACTACCTGCTGATGCACGCCATGGGCCCCAATGTGGCCGGCGTTATCGGTACGGCAGTAGCTGCAGGCACTATGCTGGCTATGCTTAAGTAA
- a CDS encoding OadG family protein: protein MSQPVTTNPFIIMLINMTVVFLVLIALGVVINLIHYFDPTKPKAKPAEEAPAPAPAPAPVVKAAPEPVKEEGLTPEVVAVIAAAVASLGYGPGAVKAIRPVDRNGWKQSGRTMGMDRTV, encoded by the coding sequence ATGTCACAACCGGTTACGACGAACCCGTTCATCATCATGCTCATCAACATGACGGTGGTGTTCCTGGTTTTGATCGCCCTGGGAGTAGTCATCAATCTTATCCACTATTTTGATCCTACCAAGCCCAAGGCCAAGCCTGCAGAGGAGGCTCCGGCCCCCGCTCCTGCTCCGGCTCCCGTAGTGAAAGCTGCGCCAGAGCCTGTAAAGGAAGAAGGCCTTACCCCCGAGGTGGTAGCGGTGATAGCAGCGGCAGTGGCCAGTCTTGGCTACGGTCCCGGCGCCGTCAAGGCCATCAGGCCTGTTGACCGAAACGGCTGGAAGCAGTCCGGCCGCACCATGGGCATGGACCGCACGGTTTGA
- a CDS encoding sirohydrochlorin cobaltochelatase has product MDAALVLVSFGVAGREARALGLEKLAMEMGEALPDMEIRQAYTSVFIRKKLLKDGIIIPSLAECLAGIRQEGFQKVFLQPTHFTPGEEYNHKVIEAAEEFRGSFELLKIGEPLFYQEKPGQDDFASGLAAVFSAYHLEDGEDLVLLGHGSPHQHNSVYEKLQERADRQDFPVHIGVLEESDTPNFDMVLARLQKKGTKKVLLAPLLLSGGLHVHEDMAGEGEGSWLSRLKAAGFEVRTELRGLAEYPVFRRLYLAKALKLVGSE; this is encoded by the coding sequence ATGGATGCGGCCTTAGTGCTGGTGAGCTTTGGGGTGGCGGGCCGTGAGGCCCGTGCCTTGGGGCTTGAGAAACTGGCAATGGAAATGGGGGAGGCCCTGCCTGATATGGAAATCCGGCAGGCTTATACCTCCGTTTTCATCAGGAAGAAACTTCTGAAAGATGGGATAATCATTCCTTCTCTGGCAGAATGCCTGGCAGGGATCAGGCAGGAGGGCTTTCAGAAGGTATTCCTGCAGCCAACCCATTTCACGCCGGGTGAAGAATATAATCATAAGGTCATTGAGGCTGCGGAGGAGTTCCGCGGCAGCTTTGAACTGCTGAAAATCGGTGAGCCTCTTTTCTATCAGGAAAAGCCCGGGCAGGATGATTTTGCGTCAGGCCTGGCGGCTGTATTTTCTGCCTATCATCTTGAAGATGGGGAAGATTTGGTCCTGTTGGGCCACGGTTCACCCCATCAGCACAATTCCGTTTATGAGAAACTGCAGGAGAGGGCGGACAGGCAGGACTTTCCCGTTCATATTGGCGTGCTGGAGGAAAGCGATACGCCCAACTTTGACATGGTGCTGGCGCGCTTGCAGAAAAAAGGCACAAAAAAGGTGTTGCTGGCCCCGTTGCTTCTGTCAGGCGGCCTCCATGTCCATGAGGATATGGCTGGGGAGGGTGAAGGTTCCTGGCTTTCCCGCCTGAAGGCTGCAGGCTTTGAGGTCAGGACGGAGCTCAGAGGTCTGGCAGAATACCCGGTCTTCCGCAGGCTCTACCTTGCCAAGGCCTTGAAGCTGGTGGGAAGCGAATAG
- the glmM gene encoding phosphoglucosamine mutase has protein sequence MARLFGTDGVRGEANVTLLPEMAYRLGRAATLYFGKDSEEEQPLIIIGRDTRLSGEMLEAALVAGICSAGGRAMLAGVIPTPAIAYLARKHRAKAGIVISASHNPFHDNGIKFFGGDGYKLPDSVEDELEAIVHQLEENDDLYRAKGSRIGHLEARKDLLNQYIDFVLSTCEERLDGMKIVLDCANGASFEAMPQILRQLGAKVKVIHALPNGININDGCGSTHMESLQKAVVEYGADLGIANDGDADRCLCVDEKGEIIDGDHILIMCATDMIKSGTLPYKTVVTTVMANIGFHKAIKAAGGRAEITKVGDRYVLENMLKNGYKIGGEQSGHIIFTEYTTTGDGLITALQVLKSLKRSGRKASELTALMTTYPQLLLNVKVATKEGWEENENIKAAIAAGEAELGAEGRILVRPSGTEPLIRVMAEGPDQEQLDDICNRIADVVKAEQG, from the coding sequence ATGGCAAGACTGTTTGGCACGGACGGCGTCCGGGGGGAAGCAAATGTGACTTTGCTGCCGGAGATGGCTTACCGCCTGGGCCGTGCTGCTACGCTTTATTTTGGCAAGGATAGTGAGGAGGAGCAGCCTCTCATCATCATTGGCCGCGATACCCGCCTCTCCGGGGAAATGCTGGAAGCCGCTCTGGTGGCAGGCATCTGCTCTGCTGGCGGCCGTGCCATGCTGGCAGGAGTCATTCCTACGCCGGCCATTGCGTATCTGGCCCGCAAGCATCGCGCCAAGGCAGGCATCGTGATCTCTGCCTCCCACAATCCTTTCCATGACAACGGCATCAAGTTCTTCGGCGGGGACGGCTACAAGCTGCCTGACTCCGTGGAAGACGAGCTGGAGGCCATTGTGCATCAGCTGGAGGAAAATGATGACCTGTACCGTGCCAAGGGCAGCCGTATCGGACATCTGGAGGCACGCAAGGACCTTCTGAACCAGTATATAGACTTTGTGCTGAGCACCTGTGAGGAGCGCCTGGATGGCATGAAGATCGTGCTTGACTGCGCTAACGGTGCTTCTTTCGAGGCTATGCCCCAGATCCTGCGCCAGCTGGGAGCCAAGGTGAAGGTTATCCACGCTCTGCCCAATGGCATCAACATCAATGATGGCTGCGGCTCCACTCACATGGAGTCCCTGCAGAAGGCTGTAGTGGAGTATGGTGCAGATCTTGGTATTGCCAATGACGGCGACGCTGACCGCTGCCTTTGCGTGGACGAGAAGGGCGAGATCATCGATGGCGACCATATCCTCATCATGTGCGCCACGGATATGATCAAGAGCGGCACGCTGCCTTACAAGACTGTCGTGACCACGGTGATGGCCAACATCGGTTTCCACAAGGCCATCAAGGCTGCCGGCGGCCGTGCGGAAATCACCAAGGTGGGTGACCGCTATGTTCTGGAAAACATGCTGAAGAACGGCTACAAGATTGGCGGCGAGCAGTCAGGACATATCATTTTCACTGAATACACCACCACCGGCGACGGCCTCATCACTGCCCTGCAGGTGCTCAAGTCCCTGAAGCGCAGCGGCCGCAAGGCTTCTGAGCTGACCGCTCTCATGACCACCTATCCCCAGTTGCTGCTGAATGTGAAAGTGGCTACCAAGGAAGGCTGGGAGGAGAACGAGAACATCAAGGCTGCCATTGCTGCAGGCGAGGCGGAGCTGGGGGCTGAAGGCCGCATTCTGGTGCGCCCCTCCGGTACGGAGCCGCTGATTCGCGTTATGGCTGAGGGCCCGGATCAGGAGCAGCTGGATGATATCTGCAACCGCATTGCCGATGTGGTGAAGGCGGAGCAGGGCTGA
- a CDS encoding FAD-dependent protein: MLRIKNMQVPLTEEADLSVLVAKRLGLPPQAVLGVVIVRKAIDARRYRGAPIQFTYMLDVEIAPAHEKKLRGKLKKDKNLEIIVPQPLTERNFPAPGQGELPPVVVGFGPAGMFAALTLARAGYRPLVLERGADVDTRTKDIESFWQGGGLKLQSNVQFGEGGAGTFSDGKLTTRINDPLMGEIIEAFIRAGAPEEIRYLHKPHIGTDLLRGIVRNIRQEIISLGGQVRFGAQVTDLELAPGGELAALIVGSEERIPCHNAFFGIGHSARDTYRMLLSRGLKMEAKPFAMGVRIEHPQEFIDRAQYGEDAGHPRLPVADYALTYKDPVTGRGAYSFCMCPGGLVVAATSEKEGVVTNGMSNFARDSGIANSALLVQVGPEDFGREVLSGMALQEKLEHLAFDLGGRDYKAPVQTVGDFLSGSVGAQSFLTSPTYRPGVKTADLHDCLPEFITKTLAGALPFFDRKIPGFADPGAVMTGIESRSSAPCRIVRDRENMMAEGTPGLYPMGEGAGYAGGIMSAAVDGMKAALAFLTASVAY; encoded by the coding sequence TTGCTTAGAATCAAGAATATGCAGGTGCCTCTCACTGAGGAGGCGGACCTGTCCGTCCTTGTGGCTAAGCGTCTCGGATTACCACCCCAGGCTGTGCTTGGGGTGGTAATTGTGCGTAAGGCCATAGATGCCCGCCGCTATCGTGGGGCTCCCATCCAGTTCACCTATATGCTGGATGTAGAAATAGCACCTGCCCATGAAAAGAAGCTCAGGGGCAAGCTGAAAAAGGACAAGAATCTGGAAATCATAGTGCCTCAGCCCCTGACTGAAAGGAATTTTCCTGCTCCCGGGCAGGGAGAGCTGCCTCCTGTAGTGGTGGGCTTTGGTCCCGCAGGCATGTTTGCGGCGCTGACCTTGGCCAGGGCAGGTTATCGGCCTTTGGTGCTGGAGCGGGGGGCTGATGTCGATACCCGCACCAAAGATATTGAATCTTTCTGGCAGGGGGGCGGGCTGAAGCTTCAGTCCAATGTGCAGTTCGGTGAGGGAGGAGCAGGCACCTTTTCCGATGGCAAGCTCACCACCCGTATAAATGACCCCTTGATGGGAGAAATCATTGAGGCTTTTATCAGGGCTGGTGCTCCGGAGGAGATACGCTATCTCCATAAGCCTCATATCGGCACGGATCTTTTGCGGGGCATTGTCAGGAATATCCGGCAGGAAATCATTTCCCTGGGGGGGCAGGTGCGCTTTGGCGCCCAGGTGACGGATTTGGAGCTTGCCCCGGGAGGGGAACTGGCTGCCCTGATTGTGGGGAGCGAGGAGCGCATACCCTGCCATAACGCCTTCTTTGGCATAGGCCATTCTGCCCGCGACACCTACCGCATGCTCCTTTCAAGAGGCTTGAAGATGGAAGCCAAGCCCTTTGCCATGGGGGTGAGAATAGAGCACCCCCAGGAGTTTATCGACAGGGCCCAGTATGGAGAAGATGCGGGGCATCCCCGCCTGCCTGTGGCAGATTATGCCCTGACCTACAAGGACCCGGTGACGGGCAGGGGAGCATACTCTTTCTGCATGTGCCCCGGGGGACTGGTGGTGGCGGCCACTTCCGAAAAGGAGGGTGTTGTCACCAATGGCATGAGCAATTTCGCCCGGGATTCGGGCATTGCCAACAGCGCCCTGCTGGTGCAGGTGGGGCCGGAGGATTTCGGCAGGGAAGTGCTCTCTGGCATGGCCCTGCAGGAAAAGCTGGAGCACCTGGCCTTTGACCTGGGGGGCAGGGACTACAAGGCTCCCGTGCAGACCGTGGGGGACTTCCTCTCGGGTTCTGTGGGGGCTCAGTCATTCCTGACTTCACCTACTTATCGTCCGGGGGTAAAGACGGCTGATCTGCATGACTGCCTGCCTGAGTTCATCACCAAGACTTTGGCAGGGGCGCTGCCTTTCTTTGACAGGAAAATCCCGGGCTTTGCTGATCCGGGGGCGGTGATGACGGGCATTGAGTCCCGTTCCTCTGCTCCCTGCCGCATTGTGCGGGACAGGGAAAATATGATGGCTGAGGGAACGCCGGGCCTTTATCCCATGGGGGAAGGGGCAGGCTACGCCGGGGGCATCATGAGTGCCGCCGTAGACGGCATGAAGGCAGCCCTTGCATTTCTCACTGCTTCTGTGGCATACTAA
- a CDS encoding CdaR family protein, whose amino-acid sequence MIGRLQNLVRRNLAAKILCFLVALVLWGYVMNDQNPSIEGTFSVPLTIMNAPEGYKVSQETGAVKLKVRGPRSMFVNATEDDFDAYVDLDSASDGRKAYRVHTNMPQGFELVEVQPETVEVTLDKIESRQFKAELIVTGATAPGTTVARVTQTASVVSVEGPKSLLDEVSRVIGYVGLSGNGTDFTLQVPLTPINADGREVSGVTVRPSSVQADVQLARGLTKKVVNIKAVTVGEMHRGLVLSGVKVDPVKIEIAGPEETLAQITSVDTEPVNLADLGKSTSRKVQLKLPEGVTVTNKEVTVYLEIRKADEPEKSQ is encoded by the coding sequence ATGATTGGACGCTTGCAAAATCTGGTGCGGCGCAATCTGGCTGCCAAGATACTCTGCTTCCTGGTAGCCCTGGTGCTTTGGGGCTATGTGATGAATGATCAGAATCCTTCCATTGAGGGAACTTTTTCCGTGCCCCTTACCATCATGAATGCTCCTGAGGGGTACAAGGTGTCCCAGGAGACAGGGGCAGTGAAGCTGAAGGTGCGGGGCCCCCGCTCCATGTTCGTGAATGCTACAGAAGATGATTTTGATGCCTATGTGGACTTGGATAGTGCCAGTGACGGCAGGAAGGCTTACCGGGTGCATACCAATATGCCACAGGGCTTTGAGTTAGTGGAAGTGCAGCCGGAGACTGTGGAAGTGACTTTGGATAAGATTGAGAGCCGCCAGTTCAAGGCAGAGCTCATTGTCACGGGAGCTACAGCTCCAGGTACTACTGTGGCCAGGGTCACTCAGACTGCCAGCGTGGTCAGCGTGGAGGGGCCCAAGTCCCTGCTGGATGAGGTAAGCCGGGTGATAGGCTATGTGGGCCTCTCCGGCAATGGCACAGATTTCACCCTCCAGGTGCCTCTCACGCCCATCAATGCAGACGGCAGGGAGGTAAGCGGCGTTACGGTGCGGCCTTCCTCCGTGCAGGCAGATGTGCAGCTGGCCCGGGGACTGACTAAGAAAGTAGTCAATATCAAGGCTGTCACTGTAGGGGAGATGCATCGGGGACTGGTGCTGTCCGGAGTGAAGGTGGATCCGGTGAAGATTGAGATTGCAGGACCTGAGGAAACCCTGGCCCAGATCACTTCTGTGGATACGGAGCCTGTCAATCTGGCAGATTTGGGCAAATCCACCAGCAGGAAGGTGCAGCTGAAACTTCCCGAAGGCGTCACAGTGACCAACAAGGAGGTTACTGTTTATCTGGAAATCAGGAAGGCCGATGAGCCGGAGAAGAGTCAGTAA
- the cdaA gene encoding diadenylate cyclase CdaA produces MPIDLSLPSGFHGILSTITVLDAVDIFIVAVILYKVYEMLQDTRAITLVKGVLVLLGITIICSWLELHVMSWLLQKSVTLLFVALPIVFQPELRRALEHLGQGKFLAPSVTLDYDEARSVVNELAKAVKVLSTNKIGALLVIERDMGLNDISATGIQIDGLITSDFLMNVFIPNTPLHDGAAVIRGKRLIAAGCLLPLTENRSLSTELGTRHRAAIGLSEQCDALIVVVSEETGTVSVAENGHIMRHLDMDRLKAVLRPAFVAPEAGFKDMIRNWRNKS; encoded by the coding sequence ATGCCTATAGATCTTTCCCTGCCCAGTGGATTCCACGGCATCCTTTCCACCATTACGGTGCTTGATGCTGTCGATATTTTCATTGTGGCAGTTATCCTTTATAAAGTATATGAGATGCTCCAGGATACCCGGGCCATTACCCTGGTGAAGGGTGTGCTGGTGCTTTTGGGCATCACCATCATCTGCAGCTGGCTGGAACTGCATGTCATGTCCTGGCTCCTGCAGAAGAGCGTGACCCTGCTCTTTGTGGCTTTGCCCATTGTATTCCAGCCAGAGCTCAGGCGGGCGCTGGAACATCTGGGGCAGGGCAAGTTTCTGGCCCCTTCGGTTACGCTGGATTATGATGAGGCCCGTTCAGTGGTAAATGAGCTGGCCAAGGCGGTAAAAGTGCTTTCCACCAACAAGATAGGGGCCCTGCTGGTTATTGAGCGGGATATGGGGCTCAATGATATCAGCGCCACAGGCATACAGATAGACGGCCTGATCACCTCTGATTTCCTCATGAATGTGTTTATTCCCAATACGCCGCTGCATGACGGGGCGGCAGTGATTCGGGGAAAGAGGCTCATTGCAGCAGGCTGCCTGCTGCCCCTGACGGAGAATCGCAGCCTTTCCACGGAGCTTGGCACCAGGCATCGGGCAGCTATCGGCCTTTCTGAGCAGTGCGATGCCCTGATTGTAGTGGTCAGTGAGGAAACGGGGACTGTTTCAGTGGCTGAGAACGGCCATATCATGAGACACCTGGACATGGACAGGCTCAAGGCGGTTCTGCGGCCGGCTTTTGTGGCTCCTGAAGCGGGCTTCAAGGATATGATCAGGAATTGGAGGAATAAGTCATGA
- a CDS encoding branched-chain amino acid aminotransferase: protein MAKADVDWSNLGFSYRTISKRYVANFKDGKWGEGVLTEDANIVLNECAGILQYCQEVFEGLKAYTTKDGRIVTFRPDLNAERMVDSAKRLEMPAFPKERFLEAVDQVVAANKEWVPPYGSDASLYLRPYMFASSPVIGVKPAEEYQFRLFGTPVGPYFKGGAKPITLCVSDFDRAAPHGTGHIKAGLNYAMSLHPYVLAHHNGFDENMFLDSATRTYVEETGGANFLFITKDGTVVTPKSDSILPSITRRSLVYLAEHMLGMKVEHRPVKFSELKDFAECGLCGTAAVISPVGKVVGKDETIEFPSGMEKMGPVTQKLYDTLRGIQLGTIEGPEGWIREVK from the coding sequence ATGGCAAAGGCAGATGTTGATTGGTCGAATTTGGGTTTCAGCTATCGTACGATATCCAAGCGCTATGTGGCAAATTTCAAGGATGGCAAGTGGGGCGAGGGCGTGCTCACCGAGGATGCCAATATTGTCCTCAATGAATGTGCAGGTATCCTGCAGTACTGCCAGGAGGTCTTCGAGGGCCTTAAGGCTTACACTACCAAGGATGGACGCATTGTGACTTTCCGTCCTGACCTCAATGCAGAGCGCATGGTGGATTCAGCCAAAAGGCTGGAAATGCCTGCTTTCCCAAAGGAGAGATTCCTGGAAGCAGTGGATCAGGTAGTGGCAGCCAACAAGGAATGGGTGCCTCCCTACGGCTCTGATGCTTCCCTGTACCTGCGCCCCTATATGTTCGCCTCCAGCCCTGTCATTGGCGTGAAGCCGGCTGAGGAGTATCAGTTCCGTCTCTTTGGCACTCCTGTGGGACCGTACTTCAAGGGCGGTGCCAAGCCCATCACCCTCTGCGTAAGCGACTTTGACCGGGCTGCGCCCCATGGCACGGGCCATATCAAGGCAGGCCTCAATTACGCCATGAGCCTCCATCCCTATGTACTGGCTCATCACAACGGTTTTGACGAGAATATGTTCCTGGATTCTGCCACCCGCACTTATGTGGAGGAAACCGGCGGCGCCAACTTCCTCTTCATCACCAAAGATGGCACGGTGGTAACCCCGAAATCCGACAGCATCCTGCCCTCCATCACCCGCCGCTCCCTGGTGTACCTGGCAGAGCACATGCTGGGCATGAAGGTGGAGCATCGCCCGGTGAAGTTCTCCGAGCTGAAGGACTTCGCCGAGTGCGGTCTCTGCGGCACCGCAGCTGTCATCTCCCCTGTGGGCAAGGTGGTTGGGAAGGATGAGACCATCGAATTCCCCAGCGGCATGGAGAAGATGGGCCCCGTCACCCAGAAGCTTTACGATACCCTGCGCGGCATCCAGCTGGGCACCATCGAAGGACCCGAGGGCTGGATTCGGGAAGTCAAGTAA